GTAAAGTTATCTTCGTACAAAACGGCGGCGGATTCCCTGGGGTGGTGCCAAAAACCACAACGATCGATGTAGAAAGGCAATACTTTATACTCAGGCAGGCCAGAGGCAATTGCCCGTGCAGAAGCAATGGAAATGTCATGTTCACCAGACTTACCACCGAAAATTAATCCTACCGTTTGCACAAGATTCCCCCTCGCATTGGAAGGCAATCTTAACACCTAAGACCTAAAATAGCTCCATGGAAATTACGTTTTTAGGCACTAGTTCTGGCGTTCCCACCCGCACTCGCAATGTCTCCAGCGTGGCAATTAAGCTGACGCAACGATCGGAGGTATGGCTCCTAGACTGCGGCGAGGCTACCCAACACCAAATTATGCGCAGTGAGGTGCGCCTTAGTCAGCTCACTAAGATTTTTATCACCCATCTGCACGGCGATCACATTTTCGGCATCCCTGGTTTATTAGCTACCTGTGGCTTGGCGGGTACAGTCAAACACATCGACCTTTATGGTCCCCCTGGTCTAGCCGGTTTTGTCGATGCTTGCCTCAAATACAGTGAAACAAAGCTGAATTATACGATTGCCGTCCATCGCGTCAAGCCTGGTTTGGTGACAGAGGATGCTGACTTTGCTGTGTTTTGTGCCCCCCTCAAGCACCGTGTCCCTGCCTATGGCTACCGTATCGTGGAAAAAGACCGCCCTGGCACCTTCGACGTGGATAAAGCCAAAGCCCTGGGCATACCCCCCGGTCCCCTCTACGGCAAGCTAAAGCAGGGGGAAACGATCGTGCTACCCGACGGTAGGACTTTTGTGGGGAAAGACTTTGTCGGACCGCCCAAGGTAGGGAAAAAAGTAGTCTATTGTACAGACACGATTTACTGTGATAGTGCTGTAGACCTGGCGCAGCAAGCGGATGTGTTGATCCATGAAGCTACCTTTGCCCATGCAGATGCTGATATGGCATACCAAAGATTGCATTCCACTAGTACGATGGCAGCTCAGGTTGCCCTCGGTGCCCAGGTCAAAAAATTGGTGATCACCCACTTCAGTCCCCGCTATGCCCCCGGCAACAGTATTTTATTGGAGGATTTGCTCAACGAAGCCCGCCTAATTTTCCCCGAAACGTACCTCGCCCAGGATTTTCTTACCCTAGAAGTTTAACCATCTGCGCCAAGCTAACCAGCGGAGCCGCTGCAGTTTCTCCCCTGGTGTTTG
This region of Pseudanabaenaceae cyanobacterium SKYG29 genomic DNA includes:
- the rnz gene encoding ribonuclease Z; this translates as MEITFLGTSSGVPTRTRNVSSVAIKLTQRSEVWLLDCGEATQHQIMRSEVRLSQLTKIFITHLHGDHIFGIPGLLATCGLAGTVKHIDLYGPPGLAGFVDACLKYSETKLNYTIAVHRVKPGLVTEDADFAVFCAPLKHRVPAYGYRIVEKDRPGTFDVDKAKALGIPPGPLYGKLKQGETIVLPDGRTFVGKDFVGPPKVGKKVVYCTDTIYCDSAVDLAQQADVLIHEATFAHADADMAYQRLHSTSTMAAQVALGAQVKKLVITHFSPRYAPGNSILLEDLLNEARLIFPETYLAQDFLTLEV